In Psychrobacter sp. P11G3, a single genomic region encodes these proteins:
- a CDS encoding TonB-dependent siderophore receptor has translation MRSHLTTNVIRKKYLTTAVQIGLIMGMSHAAYAVETTNNTENDEAATPSATLDAITVYSDGYRSTGTKTALDPNDAPMSYTRIDQDLLQKRQADSVNAALRYEPGVSSESRGTVSIFDEYNIRGFKTYSNFYDGLRLPYDGAWNLMPQVDIYATEAVEVVKGSASSLYGYASPGGMVNQIAKAPKSTQENEVQLRFGNQNLKEVAVDSTSPITDTLDYRFVALKRQKDGQMQTTEEDRLLINPSLKWQATDNVSVLANLYYQDDPDMVPSTPLPAVGTVYKASYGKLDSDAYAGDKWNKFSKEVFMPSVTVNWDINDQLTFKHITRYTDAEAQQRNMYNSEGFVDGSDTILNRVAYTTDESMNNWTTDNQLAYKFNTANTSHNLLFGVEYQETDSNATYYDAGADGTPNLDLSNPDYSQINADTLPLDAYRQEEDIEQSQLGFYVQDEMKWKDWTVVAGLRHDDFDSITDQTKATGGVIYSDKKIDNDASETSGRFAAIYDFGNSFSPYASYSQSFQPVVGSNFITNEAFKPTTADQLEAGVKYLSKDRATQGTLAVFDITQKNVVVSDYVNYRNQTQTGEIASKGFEISGSRMLNDWVDLAASYSYTDAEITEEEINPEVVGNTPAQTAKHKATLWADYYATDKLTLNAGVRYEDGMQIDRQNTDELPSVTLVDVGGSYQINPMLTVGASINNLFDKTYVGACYDINNCWMGPERQMTVSLKANF, from the coding sequence ATGCGGTCTCATCTAACCACTAACGTCATTCGCAAAAAATATCTCACCACAGCAGTACAAATTGGCCTGATCATGGGTATGAGTCACGCTGCGTACGCTGTAGAGACGACAAACAATACTGAAAACGATGAGGCTGCTACACCATCAGCTACCTTAGATGCTATCACCGTCTACTCAGATGGCTATCGTAGTACTGGCACCAAAACTGCATTGGACCCAAACGATGCGCCAATGAGCTATACCAGAATCGATCAAGACCTTTTACAAAAGCGTCAGGCAGATAGCGTCAATGCTGCATTACGTTATGAACCAGGCGTGAGCTCTGAGAGCCGCGGTACAGTCTCTATCTTTGATGAGTACAATATCCGCGGATTTAAGACCTATTCAAACTTTTATGATGGTTTAAGACTGCCTTATGATGGTGCATGGAATCTGATGCCCCAAGTAGATATCTATGCCACTGAAGCAGTTGAGGTGGTGAAAGGCTCTGCATCTTCATTGTATGGTTATGCATCACCTGGCGGTATGGTGAACCAAATAGCCAAAGCCCCTAAAAGCACTCAAGAAAACGAAGTCCAGCTACGATTCGGCAATCAAAATCTAAAAGAAGTTGCTGTCGATAGTACAAGTCCAATCACTGATACCTTAGATTATCGATTTGTGGCGCTAAAACGCCAAAAAGATGGACAAATGCAAACCACAGAAGAAGATCGCCTATTGATAAATCCGTCGCTTAAATGGCAAGCGACTGATAACGTTTCTGTACTCGCTAATCTTTATTATCAAGACGATCCTGATATGGTACCTTCTACCCCATTACCTGCCGTCGGCACTGTTTACAAAGCAAGCTATGGCAAGCTAGATAGTGATGCTTATGCAGGTGACAAATGGAATAAATTTAGCAAAGAAGTATTCATGCCAAGCGTCACTGTAAACTGGGATATCAATGACCAGTTAACTTTTAAACATATCACGCGCTATACCGACGCCGAAGCACAGCAGCGTAATATGTATAACAGTGAAGGATTTGTAGATGGTAGTGACACGATTCTCAATCGTGTGGCATATACTACGGATGAGAGCATGAATAACTGGACCACGGACAACCAACTTGCCTATAAATTCAATACAGCTAACACCTCACACAATCTATTATTTGGTGTTGAGTATCAAGAGACAGACAGCAACGCGACTTACTATGATGCTGGGGCAGATGGCACACCAAATCTTGATTTATCTAATCCAGATTATTCACAAATCAATGCTGATACTCTGCCATTAGATGCTTATCGTCAAGAGGAAGATATCGAACAAAGTCAGCTTGGTTTTTATGTACAAGATGAAATGAAGTGGAAAGACTGGACGGTAGTGGCAGGCTTACGTCACGATGATTTTGACAGTATCACTGATCAAACCAAAGCCACTGGAGGCGTCATCTATAGCGATAAGAAAATTGATAATGATGCATCAGAAACCAGTGGACGTTTCGCTGCCATTTATGATTTTGGTAATAGCTTCTCTCCTTATGCCAGTTACTCGCAGTCGTTTCAACCAGTGGTCGGTAGCAACTTTATTACTAATGAAGCATTTAAGCCAACCACTGCTGATCAACTAGAAGCTGGGGTGAAGTACTTGTCAAAAGATCGTGCCACTCAAGGAACACTTGCTGTATTTGACATCACACAAAAAAATGTCGTGGTTTCAGACTACGTCAACTATAGAAACCAAACCCAAACCGGTGAAATTGCATCTAAAGGCTTTGAGATATCAGGCAGTCGTATGCTCAATGACTGGGTAGATCTCGCTGCGAGCTATAGCTATACAGATGCTGAAATTACAGAAGAAGAGATTAACCCTGAAGTGGTCGGCAATACCCCTGCTCAAACTGCCAAACACAAAGCCACGCTATGGGCAGACTACTATGCTACGGACAAACTCACTCTCAATGCTGGTGTTCGTTATGAAGATGGTATGCAGATCGATAGACAAAATACAGATGAGCTACCAAGCGTGACGCTGGTAGATGTCGGTGGCAGTTATCAAATCAACCCTATGCTGACTGTGGGTGCGAGCATCAATAACCTCTTTGATAAAACCTATGTTGGTGCTTGTTACGACATCAATAACTGCTGGATGGGACCTGAACGTCAAATGACAGTCAGTCTAAAAGCCAATTTTTAA
- a CDS encoding PepSY-associated TM helix domain-containing protein, translating into MDTPSNQSTNNQRYFTVWRWHFYAGIFVAPFLVVLAITALGMLFMSNTVGRDNDRLTVIVPESTVQSPVSTQAKNALSTLPDSTLVKYIAPRDTDTVALFQIKSDDQSNMVAVNPYTADIVQSVPTSSGLYSTFNDIHSDLLIGKVGDYLLETAASLTILMILSGWYLWWQKRKSVKAMLIPNERVSNKKKRSFIRTIHATLGSWISVLLLFFCISGMAWAGVWGERVVQAWSQFPAGKWGVAPVPVSIDHSQHAVMKDSTPAPHVHGAAASEAHTDAPTHGSALNSSDTKEVPWVLELTPMPVSGTTMGKDGIAANIPIMIDTVDHYAREIGFVGRYQLNLPQGSTGVWTISQDSMSYDMKSPTADRTVHIDRYSGNVLADIHFDDYNVFGKFMAAGIALHMGTLGWWSVLANVLFCLAVIAICVSGYIMWWQRRPRQASDSVGLNPPARGLNVSVWWPLAIPLLVVAIIFPTAIIAIVAIALLDFLVISRVGLLQKLLK; encoded by the coding sequence ATGGACACACCCTCCAACCAATCCACCAACAACCAGCGCTATTTCACAGTGTGGCGTTGGCATTTTTATGCAGGCATTTTTGTTGCTCCCTTTCTAGTTGTTTTGGCGATAACGGCGCTCGGTATGCTGTTTATGTCCAACACAGTAGGACGTGATAACGACCGCTTAACGGTTATCGTGCCAGAGTCTACGGTTCAATCACCTGTCTCTACTCAAGCAAAGAACGCGCTGAGCACCTTGCCTGATAGCACACTGGTTAAATATATCGCTCCTCGTGATACCGATACAGTGGCTTTATTTCAGATAAAATCAGACGACCAAAGCAATATGGTGGCAGTCAATCCTTATACGGCTGATATCGTCCAAAGTGTGCCTACCAGTAGCGGTCTTTATAGTACGTTTAACGATATTCACAGTGATTTGCTGATTGGTAAAGTCGGTGATTATCTGTTAGAAACGGCGGCATCATTGACTATTTTGATGATTTTGTCTGGTTGGTATCTGTGGTGGCAAAAACGTAAATCAGTCAAAGCGATGTTGATACCTAATGAAAGGGTAAGCAATAAGAAAAAACGCTCTTTTATCCGTACGATTCATGCGACATTGGGTAGTTGGATATCTGTGCTGCTACTGTTTTTCTGTATATCAGGTATGGCATGGGCAGGTGTGTGGGGTGAGAGAGTAGTGCAGGCATGGAGCCAGTTTCCTGCGGGTAAGTGGGGCGTTGCGCCTGTTCCGGTATCGATTGACCACAGTCAACATGCTGTTATGAAAGATTCTACACCAGCGCCGCATGTGCATGGTGCGGCAGCGTCTGAAGCGCATACTGATGCACCCACACATGGCAGTGCTCTAAACTCAAGCGACACCAAAGAAGTTCCTTGGGTGCTTGAGCTGACGCCAATGCCTGTGTCAGGCACGACCATGGGTAAAGATGGTATCGCCGCCAATATACCGATTATGATTGATACGGTGGATCACTACGCTCGTGAAATCGGTTTTGTAGGGCGTTATCAATTGAACCTACCACAAGGTAGTACAGGCGTCTGGACCATTAGCCAAGATTCAATGAGCTATGATATGAAAAGTCCGACAGCAGATCGTACGGTACATATCGACCGCTATTCGGGTAACGTTTTGGCTGATATTCATTTTGACGATTACAATGTGTTTGGTAAGTTTATGGCGGCTGGTATCGCGCTGCATATGGGCACGCTCGGATGGTGGAGCGTACTGGCTAATGTGCTATTTTGCCTAGCAGTAATCGCTATTTGTGTCAGTGGCTATATCATGTGGTGGCAGCGTCGTCCTCGTCAGGCGAGTGATAGCGTAGGATTAAACCCACCAGCTCGCGGCTTAAATGTTTCCGTCTGGTGGCCACTTGCTATTCCATTATTAGTTGTGGCTATCATATTCCCGACTGCTATTATCGCGATTGTGGCTATCGCGCTATTAGACTTCTTGGTGATTTCTCGAGTTGGGCTTTTGCAGAAGTTATTAAAATAA
- a CDS encoding siderophore-interacting protein encodes MAKPTPRVLEVIGTKYITPNMCRVTLGGAGMVDFPIDQESAYIKLIFPQDADSRPLMRTYTVSVQRDDAIDVDFALHETEGPASAWARNTQVGDQILIGSPGPKKLINNEADWFLLVGDMTALPAITVNIAQLPTDARGYAVLEVTTKADRQTLKKPENVEIHWVINAHPNADDSPLLSCVRSLNWLDGQPAVWAACEFHSMRALRQYFKVERAIPKTHLYVSSYWKVDSTEDQHKIVKSQDAQTEEQ; translated from the coding sequence ATGGCAAAACCTACTCCAAGAGTACTAGAAGTTATTGGCACTAAATACATTACGCCAAATATGTGCCGTGTCACACTTGGCGGTGCTGGCATGGTTGACTTCCCTATCGATCAAGAAAGTGCTTATATCAAACTGATATTCCCTCAAGATGCAGATAGTCGCCCATTGATGCGTACTTATACAGTGAGCGTGCAACGTGATGATGCAATAGATGTTGATTTTGCTTTACATGAAACAGAAGGACCTGCATCGGCATGGGCACGAAATACGCAAGTCGGCGATCAAATTTTAATAGGTAGTCCAGGGCCAAAGAAACTCATCAACAATGAAGCAGATTGGTTTTTATTAGTCGGTGATATGACCGCGCTACCAGCGATTACGGTCAACATAGCCCAGTTGCCTACTGATGCTCGTGGTTACGCAGTACTTGAAGTGACGACTAAGGCAGATCGTCAGACGCTCAAAAAACCAGAGAACGTCGAGATACATTGGGTGATTAATGCGCATCCAAACGCAGACGATAGCCCTTTACTGAGCTGTGTTAGATCATTGAACTGGCTTGATGGTCAACCTGCTGTATGGGCTGCGTGTGAGTTCCATAGTATGCGCGCATTGCGCCAGTACTTTAAAGTTGAGCGCGCAATACCAAAGACGCATTTATATGTTTCTAGCTACTGGAAAGTCGATAGCACAGAAGATCAGCATAAAATCGTCAAAAGTCAGGATGCGCAAACGGAAGAGCAGTAA
- a CDS encoding Na+/H+ antiporter NhaC family protein, which translates to MPPKPLTLISAKLAFIISAIVIGIMGITMIGFGWVPHLSLILAICVLLAIGMYKGLSFDDMQAQMASGVMRGIGAIYLFFFIGLMVAALMMSGAIPTLMYVGFQLISPEYYYISAFILTSIIGIALGSSLTTAATLGVAFIGMSNAFDANVAIAAGAVVSGAFFGDKMSPLSDTCTIASSVVGIDLFEHIRNMMYTTVPAWILTVILFWMFSGQTTSADLSQVTILQGQLIDSGLVHGYSVLPFVVLVGLALFRVNAIYTIICTIAAALIITYVHSSPSFGQLGGYLFAGYAPAESLELGEVGGMLSRGGVQSMFFTQAIVILALSLGGLLTALGILPALLSGIKDTLTTSGRAIFAAAMSALSINVLIGEQYLSILLSGTAFRSTFERLHLHPKNLSRTIEDAGTVINPLVPWSVCGVFISQALGVPVLEYLPYAFFCYLSLLLTLLFGFTGLTISRVKEGKVVEA; encoded by the coding sequence ATGCCACCAAAACCGCTTACATTAATCAGTGCCAAGCTCGCCTTTATCATATCCGCCATCGTTATCGGTATCATGGGTATCACCATGATCGGCTTTGGCTGGGTGCCTCATCTGTCTCTTATCCTCGCCATCTGTGTACTACTGGCTATCGGTATGTATAAAGGTCTGAGCTTTGATGACATGCAAGCTCAAATGGCCTCAGGTGTCATGCGTGGTATTGGTGCTATCTATCTGTTCTTCTTTATCGGACTGATGGTTGCGGCTCTGATGATGTCAGGAGCGATTCCTACACTGATGTATGTAGGCTTTCAGCTGATCTCACCTGAGTATTATTATATCTCTGCCTTTATCTTGACCTCTATTATCGGTATTGCATTGGGTAGTAGTTTGACGACTGCAGCTACTTTGGGCGTGGCCTTTATTGGTATGAGTAATGCCTTTGATGCCAATGTGGCGATAGCGGCAGGGGCAGTGGTATCAGGCGCGTTCTTTGGCGATAAGATGTCGCCCTTATCTGATACTTGTACCATTGCATCTTCTGTAGTGGGTATTGATCTGTTTGAGCACATTCGTAATATGATGTATACGACCGTACCTGCGTGGATACTGACGGTGATATTGTTTTGGATGTTCTCCGGACAGACGACCAGTGCTGATCTGAGTCAAGTGACTATATTGCAAGGTCAGTTAATAGACAGTGGTTTGGTACATGGGTATTCGGTACTGCCGTTTGTGGTATTAGTCGGACTAGCACTGTTTCGGGTCAATGCGATTTATACGATTATCTGTACGATTGCCGCGGCACTTATTATTACTTATGTACATAGCTCACCAAGCTTTGGTCAATTGGGCGGTTATCTGTTTGCAGGGTATGCTCCTGCTGAGTCATTAGAGCTAGGGGAAGTAGGTGGTATGCTGTCGCGTGGCGGTGTACAGAGTATGTTCTTTACTCAGGCGATTGTGATACTGGCATTAAGCTTAGGTGGTCTGTTAACGGCACTAGGGATTTTGCCTGCACTGCTATCTGGTATTAAAGACACATTGACGACTTCAGGCCGAGCGATATTTGCGGCAGCGATGTCGGCACTAAGCATTAACGTACTGATTGGTGAGCAGTATTTGAGCATCTTATTGTCTGGTACGGCATTCCGTTCAACATTTGAGCGTCTACACTTACATCCGAAGAATTTGTCTCGGACAATTGAGGATGCGGGAACGGTGATTAATCCATTGGTGCCTTGGAGTGTATGCGGGGTGTTTATCAGTCAGGCGTTAGGGGTGCCAGTATTAGAGTATTTGCCGTATGCGTTCTTCTGTTATTTGTCACTGCTGCTGACGCTGCTGTTTGGCTTTACGGGACTGACGATTAGTCGGGTTAAAGAAGGGAAGGTGGTCGAAGCATGA
- a CDS encoding TonB-dependent receptor, giving the protein MQLSRLSAALFRLNSLNVSGSSLRLASIPSSLPSTKSLPLKSLCSVIILTTSHSAWALVDDADTQTTPNVVLDTIVVTSSADASADGLPSAYEGGQVATGSRVGLLGNQDIMDTPFSTTSYTNEYITNQQAHSVGDLLKKDPTVRVARGFGNFQEAYFMRGFVTTSDDTMYNGLYGILPRQYIATELFERVEVQRGASTMLNGAAPSGGNAGGTINLLPKRAGNEPLREVTLGYGQGDQGKVAVDVSDRFGSDDAIGVRFNAAYQDGDSAIDDESSTLGLAALGLDYRGDQYRLSADLGWQDNKLSETRPSVTLAGVSHVPKAPDGSKNWAQPWSYSNEEDVFGTIRGEYDFNESITGYGAYGIRHGDEDNSLANLTVSDADGTGSTYRFDNIREDKVQSAELGLRGQWQTGKIDHNWVLAADLYDQEEKGAYAFDFGNQLATNLYRPTDYDNAWSDTAFFGGRFDDPKRTSETQLQSFALADTFSLFDDKLKTTVGVRHQNIKTTSYDYNTQTKTADYDESAWTPSVGIVYQPTMDWSVYGNYIESLAKGAAAPLVDNSGNAITNAGQNLDPYVSKQTELGVKYDNGVIGSSFAIFHTDEPRAYIDDNNTFTATGENRHQGAELTVFGSPSENMRLNAGVTYLSAKQKDTGDSALDGNSVIGLPTLQSNVNLEYDLAAVEGLTLTGDVIHTGARYADAANTLKVDGYTTLDLGARYRTMLAGQDVTLKGMVTNVTGEDYWQSVGGLPGYGYLNAGEPTALKVSATFDF; this is encoded by the coding sequence ATGCAACTGTCTCGCTTATCTGCTGCTTTGTTTCGTCTTAACTCTCTGAATGTGTCTGGCTCTTCTCTGAGATTAGCATCCATACCCTCAAGTTTGCCATCGACGAAATCGCTACCTCTAAAATCACTATGTTCAGTCATCATACTAACCACAAGTCACTCGGCATGGGCGCTAGTAGATGATGCAGATACTCAAACCACCCCTAATGTGGTACTGGACACTATCGTCGTGACCAGTAGTGCTGATGCGTCAGCAGATGGATTACCTAGCGCATATGAAGGTGGACAGGTAGCGACAGGCAGCCGCGTTGGACTCTTGGGCAATCAAGACATCATGGACACGCCGTTCTCTACTACCTCATATACCAATGAATATATCACCAATCAGCAAGCACATAGTGTGGGCGACTTACTCAAAAAAGATCCTACTGTACGTGTGGCTAGAGGTTTTGGTAACTTTCAAGAAGCCTATTTTATGCGTGGGTTTGTGACCACCTCAGATGACACCATGTACAACGGTCTATACGGCATCTTACCAAGACAGTACATTGCAACTGAGTTGTTCGAGCGCGTCGAGGTTCAGCGCGGTGCTTCTACCATGCTAAATGGTGCAGCACCCAGTGGCGGTAACGCAGGTGGTACAATCAATTTGCTACCGAAACGTGCTGGTAATGAGCCACTACGTGAAGTGACGCTTGGTTATGGTCAAGGTGACCAAGGTAAGGTCGCGGTAGATGTCAGTGATCGCTTTGGTAGCGATGATGCTATTGGCGTTCGTTTTAATGCGGCTTATCAAGATGGTGACAGCGCTATCGACGATGAGTCGTCGACCTTGGGTTTGGCTGCCCTTGGTTTAGATTATAGAGGAGATCAATATCGTCTATCGGCTGATTTGGGCTGGCAAGACAACAAACTATCAGAGACTCGTCCTAGTGTGACGCTTGCTGGTGTCTCTCATGTACCAAAAGCACCAGACGGCTCAAAAAACTGGGCACAGCCTTGGAGTTATTCAAACGAGGAGGATGTCTTTGGTACGATTCGCGGAGAATATGATTTTAACGAAAGCATTACTGGTTATGGCGCCTACGGTATCAGACATGGTGATGAGGACAACTCGTTAGCCAACCTCACAGTATCTGACGCAGATGGCACTGGCTCAACCTACCGCTTTGACAATATTCGAGAAGATAAAGTACAAAGTGCTGAGCTTGGTCTGCGTGGTCAATGGCAAACAGGTAAGATTGATCACAACTGGGTACTAGCCGCCGATCTTTATGATCAAGAAGAAAAAGGCGCTTACGCTTTTGACTTTGGTAACCAGCTCGCGACCAATTTGTACCGCCCGACAGATTATGACAATGCTTGGTCAGATACCGCTTTCTTTGGCGGACGTTTTGATGACCCTAAGCGAACGAGTGAAACTCAATTACAGAGTTTTGCGCTTGCAGACACGTTCTCACTGTTTGATGACAAGCTAAAAACCACGGTAGGCGTACGTCATCAGAATATCAAAACAACCAGCTACGACTACAATACCCAAACCAAAACAGCTGACTATGATGAAAGCGCATGGACACCAAGCGTCGGTATCGTTTATCAGCCAACGATGGACTGGTCTGTATATGGTAATTATATCGAAAGTCTTGCCAAAGGTGCCGCTGCGCCATTGGTTGATAATTCTGGCAATGCAATAACCAATGCAGGACAAAACCTAGACCCTTATGTAAGCAAACAAACTGAGCTGGGTGTGAAATATGACAATGGCGTAATCGGTAGTAGTTTTGCCATATTCCATACTGATGAGCCACGAGCTTATATCGATGACAATAATACCTTTACCGCGACTGGCGAGAACCGCCATCAAGGTGCTGAGCTAACTGTCTTTGGTAGCCCAAGTGAAAACATGCGCCTCAATGCTGGTGTTACCTATTTAAGTGCTAAGCAAAAAGATACTGGCGATAGTGCATTAGATGGCAACAGCGTCATTGGCCTGCCCACATTACAGAGTAACGTCAACCTAGAGTATGATTTGGCCGCCGTTGAAGGATTAACTTTAACGGGCGATGTTATCCATACAGGTGCGCGTTATGCCGATGCCGCCAATACCTTAAAAGTTGATGGCTATACTACCCTAGATTTAGGTGCTCGCTATCGCACTATGCTGGCAGGGCAAGACGTTACTCTAAAAGGTATGGTGACCAATGTCACAGGTGAAGACTACTGGCAGTCTGTAGGTGGTTTACCAGGCTATGGCTATTTAAATGCGGGTGAACCAACGGCCTTAAAAGTATCGGCAACGTTCGATTTTTAA
- a CDS encoding multidrug ABC transporter permease/ATP-binding protein, whose product MSSHTTASSRTTASLYHMIWANYRLPFLKVILLNLINAAVSVGIIAYINHTFISQPVFDTLSWLSLGQFSLLVFLLLVTTFLSQYALTRLGHRFVYELRTKLVKQIIDTTVPQIDHLGSARLLASLSSDIQSITVAFVRMPELVQGIILSVGVGLYLGWLSLPLLFIVMFWIVMTIWISTILVKHVYTHLTELREINDALYQDYQSIIEGRKELALNQHRAEKLYTDDFLAHAKSYEKTVTKSDTFHLSAVNWSNIMMFASIGIVFAVANYLDIPMGVATTFSLTILFMQSPLLHAVGAYPTLQTAQVALEKIQSLELAEHQPSFATDTVAQNWQSITLNNIEYRYVGSSSHNSNAPDTAVNDNAQNSENSDNSDSNQNPTNNILKSVNLTLQRGDVVFLIGANGSGKSTLAKIITGIFTPTTGTVQVDGQSVDSENNADFRQLFSAIFSDQHLFKQLIGIQGNEPDAALVSDWLHKLNLQEKVSVSDHKLSTDKLSQGQRKRLAMLIAVAEQKDILLLDEWAADQDPAFRRVFYQTLIPELKAMGKTLFIISHDDGYFEHADRLLLMKEGCLIELNAEERQRASKDAIAMLK is encoded by the coding sequence ATGTCTTCTCATACCACAGCGTCTTCTCGTACGACTGCTTCTTTATATCATATGATTTGGGCGAATTATCGTCTGCCTTTTCTTAAAGTCATTTTGCTAAATCTGATCAATGCCGCTGTCAGTGTCGGTATTATTGCCTATATCAATCACACCTTTATCAGTCAGCCAGTATTTGACACTTTATCTTGGCTCAGTTTGGGGCAGTTTTCACTGTTGGTATTTTTACTGCTAGTGACGACATTTTTGTCGCAATATGCATTGACGCGATTGGGACATCGATTTGTCTATGAGCTTAGAACCAAACTGGTCAAACAAATCATCGATACCACCGTTCCTCAGATAGACCATTTGGGTAGTGCACGCTTACTTGCCAGCTTGTCTTCAGACATTCAATCAATTACCGTCGCTTTTGTCCGTATGCCAGAGCTGGTACAAGGTATTATTTTGTCTGTTGGCGTTGGGCTATATCTGGGCTGGCTGTCGTTGCCATTATTGTTCATTGTCATGTTTTGGATTGTGATGACGATTTGGATAAGTACTATATTGGTCAAGCATGTCTATACGCATTTGACCGAGTTGAGAGAGATTAATGACGCTTTATATCAGGATTATCAATCGATTATAGAAGGTCGTAAAGAGCTTGCTCTTAATCAACATCGAGCAGAAAAACTGTATACAGATGATTTCTTGGCTCATGCCAAATCGTACGAGAAGACCGTAACCAAGTCTGATACTTTTCATTTATCAGCGGTGAACTGGTCCAATATTATGATGTTCGCATCGATTGGTATCGTGTTTGCAGTGGCCAATTATCTCGATATTCCGATGGGGGTTGCCACTACTTTTTCTTTAACGATTTTGTTTATGCAGTCGCCGCTCCTACATGCGGTTGGCGCCTACCCAACATTGCAGACTGCTCAAGTTGCGCTAGAAAAGATACAGTCTTTAGAATTGGCCGAGCATCAGCCAAGCTTTGCAACAGATACTGTCGCCCAGAACTGGCAGTCCATAACTCTAAATAATATCGAGTATCGCTATGTAGGTAGTAGCAGTCATAATAGTAATGCACCAGACACAGCGGTTAATGATAATGCTCAAAATAGCGAGAACAGTGATAATAGTGATAGCAATCAAAACCCTACCAATAACATCTTAAAGTCCGTCAATTTAACCTTGCAACGAGGTGACGTGGTTTTCTTAATCGGTGCGAATGGTAGCGGTAAATCCACCCTTGCCAAAATCATTACTGGTATCTTCACCCCCACTACAGGGACGGTACAAGTCGATGGACAGAGCGTCGACTCAGAGAACAATGCCGATTTTAGACAGCTATTTTCTGCGATTTTTAGCGACCAGCATCTATTTAAGCAGCTGATTGGAATTCAAGGCAATGAGCCTGATGCGGCCCTAGTATCTGACTGGCTGCATAAGCTAAACCTACAAGAAAAAGTAAGTGTGTCTGACCATAAACTCTCTACAGATAAGTTGTCGCAAGGTCAGCGTAAACGCTTGGCTATGCTGATCGCCGTCGCCGAACAAAAGGATATATTACTGCTTGATGAGTGGGCAGCCGACCAAGACCCTGCCTTTCGTCGCGTGTTTTACCAGACGCTGATACCTGAGCTAAAAGCCATGGGTAAGACACTATTTATTATTAGCCATGATGACGGCTATTTTGAGCATGCTGATCGATTATTACTGATGAAAGAAGGCTGTCTCATTGAGCTAAATGCCGAAGAGCGACAGCGTGCCAGCAAAGATGCCATTGCTATGCTTAAGTAA